A genomic segment from Kyrpidia tusciae DSM 2912 encodes:
- a CDS encoding NuoB/complex I 20 kDa subunit family protein — protein MEMNPVPGSRPAGRVEFEGFSDEESADLTRAGVLVSTIEQLKAWARSNSLWPLTFGLACCAIEMMGTGASHYDLDRFGIIFRASPRQSDVMIVAGTVTKKMGPLLRRLYDQMPDPKWVVAMGSCATAGGPYVRSYAVMKGVDQVVPVDVYIPGCPPSPPALIYGLNKLQEKIRMEARRKVGRA, from the coding sequence ATGGAAATGAATCCGGTGCCGGGCTCGCGGCCCGCGGGCCGGGTGGAATTCGAAGGTTTCAGTGACGAGGAATCCGCCGATCTCACCCGGGCGGGGGTGTTGGTCAGCACCATCGAACAGTTGAAAGCCTGGGCCCGGTCGAACTCCCTGTGGCCCCTTACCTTTGGGTTGGCCTGCTGCGCCATCGAGATGATGGGAACCGGGGCGTCCCATTATGATCTTGACCGATTCGGCATTATCTTTCGCGCCTCACCCCGGCAGTCCGACGTCATGATCGTCGCCGGAACGGTCACCAAAAAGATGGGGCCGCTCCTTCGGCGGCTCTACGACCAGATGCCGGATCCAAAATGGGTGGTGGCCATGGGCAGTTGTGCCACGGCGGGCGGTCCCTACGTACGTTCCTACGCCGTGATGAAGGGCGTCGACCAAGTGGTTCCCGTTGACGTTTATATCCCGGGCTGTCCCCCCTCTCCGCCCGCTCTGATCTACGGGCTGAACAAATTGCAGGAGAAGATTCGCATGGAGGCGAGGAGAAAGGTGGGGCGGGCATGA
- the atpF gene encoding F0F1 ATP synthase subunit B → MEFELGTALVQLIAFLILLWFLSKFAWKPLVKMLNDRREYIENQLSSAEREREEAERVLEEHRALVEKARQDAHEWMENARRTSERQAAEILAAAETEARRIKEEALAEIQSEKEKALAELRDQVGELSVMLAGRILAKELDAKSHRELVDRALAEMGDRV, encoded by the coding sequence ATGGAGTTTGAGCTCGGTACGGCCCTCGTTCAACTCATCGCCTTTTTGATCTTGTTGTGGTTCCTTTCCAAGTTTGCGTGGAAACCACTGGTCAAGATGTTGAACGATCGTCGGGAATATATCGAGAATCAACTGTCCTCCGCCGAACGCGAGCGGGAAGAGGCGGAGCGGGTTCTGGAGGAGCACCGGGCGCTGGTGGAAAAGGCCCGGCAGGACGCGCACGAGTGGATGGAGAACGCCCGGCGCACCAGTGAGCGCCAGGCGGCGGAGATCCTCGCCGCGGCCGAGACCGAGGCCAGGCGCATCAAGGAAGAAGCCTTGGCCGAGATCCAGAGCGAGAAGGAAAAGGCCCTGGCGGAACTCCGGGATCAGGTCGGCGAGCTGTCGGTGATGCTGGCCGGGCGCATCCTGGCCAAGGAACTGGATGCGAAGAGCCACCGGGAACTGGTGGACCGGGCCCTGGCGGAGATGGGGGATCGGGTATGA
- a CDS encoding ATP synthase I, with protein MGEFETRVRRAVRNTLYATAAFVLLWGAAPAAWRPLVAGLAVGSFVGVYYLISAARQARQAGAVAAEHAKVRPGFAAVSRIAAVLLMVLLLSRHPEWANPLAALAAVWIGPALALGDHVRALRRDKS; from the coding sequence ATGGGGGAATTCGAAACTCGGGTGCGGCGCGCCGTACGGAACACCCTGTACGCCACGGCGGCTTTTGTACTGCTCTGGGGCGCGGCACCCGCGGCTTGGCGTCCGCTGGTCGCAGGACTTGCCGTGGGATCTTTCGTCGGCGTGTATTACCTGATCAGCGCCGCCCGACAAGCCCGGCAAGCCGGTGCGGTGGCGGCGGAACATGCCAAGGTGCGCCCGGGATTCGCGGCGGTCTCCCGGATCGCCGCCGTCCTCTTGATGGTCCTTCTGCTCAGCCGGCACCCGGAGTGGGCCAATCCTTTGGCCGCTTTGGCGGCGGTCTGGATCGGTCCGGCCCTCGCCCTCGGGGACCACGTGCGGGCTCTGAGGCGCGACAAATCCTAA
- a CDS encoding acetyl-CoA C-acetyltransferase, which yields MVDVVITSAVRTAVGTFQGALSRVPAPELGAAVLKEAAARGGVDPERLDEVIMGNVLQAGLGQNPARQAAMKAGIPQEVPSMTINKVCGSGLKAVMLAAQAIRAGDAEMLLAGGMENMSRAPYLTEGARSGLRMGHAELVDSMIKDGLWCAFTDVHMGITAENVAERYGLTREEQDAFALRSQRRSAAAIAEGRFKDEIVPVEIRGRKGEVSVFDTDEHPRPSTTAEALAKLRPAFKKDGTVTAGNASGLNDGAAALAVMSAARATESGAKPLVRVVSYASAGLDPAVMGLGPIYATRKALDRAGLTMADIGLVEANEAFAAQSLAVARELNIPDEILNVNGGAIALGHPIGASGARILVTLIHEMKRRGVRYGLATLCIGGGQGAAMIVENVR from the coding sequence ATGGTGGACGTAGTGATTACTTCAGCAGTGCGCACCGCCGTCGGAACTTTTCAAGGGGCACTGTCCCGGGTGCCGGCGCCGGAACTCGGTGCGGCGGTGCTCAAAGAGGCGGCGGCCCGGGGCGGGGTGGATCCGGAAAGGCTCGACGAAGTTATTATGGGCAACGTCCTTCAGGCCGGTCTGGGGCAAAACCCCGCCCGCCAGGCGGCGATGAAGGCGGGCATTCCCCAAGAAGTCCCATCCATGACGATCAACAAGGTCTGCGGCTCCGGACTCAAAGCGGTGATGCTCGCCGCCCAGGCGATCAGGGCCGGGGATGCCGAGATGCTTTTGGCCGGCGGCATGGAGAATATGAGCCGGGCGCCCTATCTCACCGAGGGGGCGCGAAGCGGTCTGCGCATGGGCCACGCCGAACTGGTGGATTCGATGATCAAAGACGGGCTCTGGTGCGCCTTCACCGACGTGCACATGGGGATCACGGCGGAGAATGTGGCGGAGCGCTACGGACTCACCCGGGAGGAGCAAGACGCCTTCGCTCTGCGCAGCCAGCGGCGGTCGGCGGCGGCCATCGCCGAAGGCCGTTTCAAGGACGAGATCGTCCCAGTGGAGATCCGGGGGCGGAAAGGGGAGGTCTCCGTTTTTGACACGGACGAACACCCCCGGCCGTCGACCACCGCGGAGGCCCTGGCGAAGCTCCGCCCGGCCTTCAAAAAGGACGGCACCGTCACGGCGGGCAACGCCTCGGGGCTCAACGACGGCGCGGCAGCCCTGGCGGTGATGAGCGCGGCCCGGGCAACGGAATCGGGCGCGAAACCCCTGGTCCGGGTCGTCTCCTATGCCTCGGCGGGCCTCGATCCCGCGGTGATGGGGCTGGGGCCGATTTATGCGACGCGCAAAGCCCTGGACCGGGCAGGGCTTACCATGGCGGACATCGGACTGGTGGAGGCCAATGAAGCCTTTGCAGCTCAGTCCCTGGCCGTGGCCCGGGAGCTCAACATTCCGGATGAGATTCTCAATGTCAACGGCGGAGCCATCGCCTTGGGCCACCCCATCGGCGCCAGTGGAGCCCGAATCCTGGTCACCCTCATCCACGAAATGAAGCGCCGGGGCGTACGTTATGGTTTGGCCACGCTGTGCATCGGAGGAGGCCAAGGGGCGGCGATGATCGTGGAAAACGTCCGGTGA
- a CDS encoding AtpZ/AtpI family protein: MARGQGESGGDDPRPEGGRGSEERRPWRAFALVSGIGVELAAAVLAGVYLGRWLDRLWGTSPWMLLVGVLLGLAAGILGVVHLVQTVMGGTSRDGR; this comes from the coding sequence ATGGCGCGGGGCCAAGGGGAATCCGGGGGTGACGACCCGAGGCCCGAAGGAGGACGGGGGTCAGAGGAACGCCGGCCCTGGCGGGCTTTCGCCCTCGTTTCGGGGATTGGCGTGGAGCTCGCGGCCGCCGTTCTGGCCGGAGTGTATCTCGGGCGCTGGTTGGACCGTCTCTGGGGAACGTCGCCGTGGATGTTGCTCGTCGGGGTGCTCCTGGGGCTGGCCGCGGGGATCCTCGGTGTCGTGCATTTGGTGCAGACGGTGATGGGGGGCACCTCGCGGGATGGCCGGTGA
- the atpA gene encoding F0F1 ATP synthase subunit alpha, with protein sequence MSIRPEEISALIKQQIENYDAELEVYDVGTVIYVGDGIARIHGLANAMAGELLEFPNGQMGMALNLEEDNVGCIVLGTVEGIKEGDQVKRTGRIVEVPVGEALIGRVVNPLGQPLDGRGPIETKEFRPVESPAPGVIDRKSVHEPLQTGIKAIDAMVPIGRGQRELIIGDRQTGKTAIALDTIINQKGQNVVCIYVAIGQKQSTVAQVVETLRKHGAMEYTIVVVASASDPAPLLYLAPYAGCAMGEYFMYNGGHALCVYDDLSKQAAAYRELSLLLRRPPGREAYPGDVFYLHSRLLERAAKLSDERGGGSLTALPFIETQAGDVSAYIPTNVISITDGQIFLESDLFYAGQRPAVNSGISVSRVGGSAQIKAMKKVAGTLRLDLAEYRDLQAFTQFGSDLDKATLARLTRGERTMEILKQPQYQPMPVERQVVSLWTAVNGYLDDIPVTAVRRFETEFLSFVDSTYPQIYKSIVESRDLTEETVNLLKEAVTKFKESFAA encoded by the coding sequence ATGAGCATTCGTCCGGAAGAGATCAGCGCGCTCATCAAGCAACAGATTGAAAACTACGATGCCGAACTCGAAGTGTACGACGTCGGCACGGTGATCTACGTCGGCGACGGGATCGCCCGGATTCACGGACTGGCCAACGCCATGGCCGGAGAGCTCCTGGAGTTCCCAAACGGCCAGATGGGCATGGCTCTCAACCTCGAAGAGGACAATGTCGGTTGTATCGTCCTCGGAACGGTGGAGGGGATTAAAGAGGGGGACCAAGTAAAACGCACCGGCCGCATTGTTGAGGTGCCCGTCGGGGAGGCCCTGATCGGCCGGGTCGTCAACCCCCTGGGTCAGCCCTTGGACGGCCGGGGACCGATCGAAACCAAGGAGTTTCGGCCTGTGGAATCCCCGGCACCCGGGGTTATCGACCGCAAATCGGTGCACGAGCCTCTCCAGACGGGGATCAAAGCCATCGACGCCATGGTGCCCATTGGGCGGGGGCAGCGGGAGCTGATCATCGGCGACCGCCAGACCGGGAAAACGGCCATCGCCCTCGACACGATCATCAATCAAAAAGGGCAGAATGTCGTCTGCATCTACGTGGCCATCGGGCAGAAGCAGTCCACCGTCGCCCAGGTCGTGGAGACCCTGCGCAAGCACGGAGCCATGGAATACACCATCGTGGTCGTCGCCTCGGCCTCTGATCCGGCGCCGCTATTGTATTTGGCGCCCTACGCCGGCTGCGCCATGGGTGAATACTTCATGTACAACGGCGGCCACGCCCTTTGCGTGTACGACGACCTGTCGAAGCAGGCCGCGGCCTACCGGGAATTGTCTCTGCTCCTGCGCCGGCCGCCGGGCCGTGAAGCGTATCCCGGTGACGTCTTCTATCTGCATTCCCGGCTTCTGGAGCGGGCGGCGAAACTGAGCGACGAGCGGGGCGGCGGTTCTTTGACGGCTCTGCCGTTCATTGAAACCCAAGCTGGCGACGTGTCGGCCTACATCCCGACGAACGTCATCTCCATCACCGACGGCCAAATCTTCCTGGAGTCCGACCTGTTCTACGCCGGGCAGAGGCCGGCGGTCAACTCCGGTATTTCGGTCTCCCGGGTGGGCGGCAGCGCCCAGATTAAGGCCATGAAAAAAGTGGCCGGGACCCTGCGCTTGGATTTGGCGGAATATCGGGACCTGCAGGCCTTCACCCAGTTCGGTTCGGATTTGGACAAGGCCACTCTGGCCCGGCTGACCCGGGGCGAGCGGACCATGGAGATTTTGAAACAGCCGCAGTACCAGCCCATGCCTGTTGAACGCCAGGTGGTGAGCCTGTGGACGGCGGTCAACGGATACCTGGACGACATTCCGGTGACGGCGGTGCGTCGGTTTGAGACGGAGTTTCTGAGCTTTGTCGACTCCACCTACCCGCAGATTTACAAATCGATCGTTGAGAGCCGGGATCTGACTGAGGAAACGGTCAACCTGCTCAAAGAGGCGGTCACCAAATTCAAAGAGTCCTTCGCGGCTTAG
- a CDS encoding NADH-quinone oxidoreductase subunit C: MTEDRREERDSGRRHSQPKDASPGERGQAEGTEAGPSDIQGEGRVPPSRGGEKDAASSEASSETVDAPRAVPPKGGHPGAKPAGADGGSAKPEAARPATKAAGKPSAAPKPPDPREAPAKALLDDVLRRIQERYPDAVEAGEVKKFTPMLLIKRESWREVAAYLKEGDGLGFRYLEAIAGTDYPKEGYIEVTAFLTRIPEATMVGIKVRAPREAPVVPSLVPVFPGANWDEREIYDLLGVTFADHPDLRRIMMPDDWQGHPLRKDYSPFD, translated from the coding sequence ATGACCGAGGACAGACGGGAGGAGCGAGATTCGGGTCGGAGACACTCGCAGCCGAAGGATGCGAGCCCCGGGGAGCGGGGTCAGGCTGAAGGGACAGAGGCCGGACCTTCGGATATCCAAGGGGAGGGCCGAGTGCCTCCGAGCCGCGGAGGCGAGAAGGATGCAGCTTCCAGCGAGGCGTCGTCGGAGACCGTCGATGCGCCCCGGGCGGTGCCGCCGAAGGGAGGACACCCCGGGGCCAAACCCGCGGGTGCAGACGGCGGCTCGGCCAAGCCGGAGGCGGCGAGACCCGCAACGAAGGCGGCCGGGAAACCATCGGCGGCCCCTAAGCCCCCCGACCCCCGAGAAGCTCCGGCGAAAGCCCTGTTGGACGATGTGCTCAGGCGGATTCAGGAACGCTATCCCGATGCGGTTGAGGCAGGGGAAGTGAAAAAATTCACTCCTATGCTCCTCATCAAAAGGGAATCCTGGCGAGAGGTGGCGGCTTATCTCAAAGAGGGGGATGGGCTTGGCTTTCGTTATTTGGAGGCCATCGCCGGCACGGATTACCCAAAGGAAGGCTACATAGAGGTGACGGCCTTTCTGACTCGGATTCCCGAAGCCACCATGGTGGGAATCAAAGTCCGTGCCCCCCGGGAAGCGCCGGTGGTTCCCTCCTTGGTCCCGGTGTTCCCGGGAGCGAACTGGGATGAGCGGGAAATTTATGACCTGCTCGGCGTGACCTTTGCCGACCATCCGGATTTGCGGCGGATCATGATGCCCGACGATTGGCAGGGTCATCCGCTGCGCAAGGACTATTCCCCGTTTGATTGA
- the atpG gene encoding ATP synthase F1 subunit gamma encodes MAENARDIRRRIRSVKSTEQITKAMEMVAAAKLRRAQERVHLARPYARKMEEVIGSIAKAGDVRHPMMVKRPVRKSGYVVITADRGLAGAYNANIIRVTLEAIRGKAKNEYTIIAVGRRGRDFFKKRDFPVAEEIIGLSDYPTYADIKRVAGAAVKMYEEEVYDELFLVYNQFINPVQQTPVVKKILPLEDVGGEAEGHRLHYEYEPSAEAVLETLLPKYAETLIFSALLDAKASEHGARMTAMGNASDNAAEMIDALTLALNRARQAAITLQISEIVGGAEALK; translated from the coding sequence ATGGCGGAGAATGCGCGGGATATCCGCAGGCGGATTCGCAGCGTGAAAAGCACGGAACAAATCACCAAGGCGATGGAGATGGTGGCGGCGGCCAAACTCCGCCGGGCCCAGGAACGGGTGCACCTCGCCCGCCCCTACGCCCGCAAGATGGAGGAGGTCATCGGCAGCATCGCCAAAGCGGGGGATGTGCGCCACCCCATGATGGTTAAGCGCCCGGTGCGCAAATCCGGGTACGTGGTCATCACCGCAGACCGGGGGTTGGCCGGCGCGTACAACGCCAACATCATCCGCGTCACCCTGGAAGCCATCCGGGGGAAAGCCAAGAACGAGTACACGATCATCGCCGTTGGCCGCCGGGGCCGGGACTTTTTCAAGAAACGCGATTTTCCCGTGGCCGAAGAGATCATCGGCCTCTCCGATTACCCCACTTATGCGGACATCAAGAGGGTGGCCGGGGCGGCGGTCAAGATGTACGAGGAAGAGGTCTACGACGAACTGTTCCTGGTGTACAACCAGTTTATCAATCCGGTGCAGCAGACCCCCGTGGTCAAAAAAATCCTTCCTCTCGAGGACGTCGGCGGGGAGGCCGAAGGGCACCGGCTCCATTATGAGTACGAGCCTTCCGCGGAGGCGGTGCTGGAAACCTTACTGCCCAAGTACGCAGAAACACTGATCTTCAGCGCGCTGCTCGATGCGAAAGCCAGCGAACACGGGGCGCGGATGACCGCCATGGGCAACGCGTCGGACAACGCCGCCGAAATGATCGACGCGCTGACCCTGGCCCTGAACCGGGCGCGGCAAGCGGCGATCACCCTGCAGATCTCCGAGATCGTCGGCGGCGCCGAAGCTCTGAAGTAG
- the atpD gene encoding F0F1 ATP synthase subunit beta has protein sequence MNVGHVVQVMGPVVDVAFPEGQLPELNNALTIRYEAKNPGERDIDLTCEVAVHLGDNVVRTVAMSSTDGLVRGMEVVDTGRPIAVPVGEATLGRIFNVLGQPIDEQGPVATELTHPIHRPAPSFEEQSTKVEIFETGIKVVDLLAPYIKGGKVGLFGGAGVGKTVLIQELIHNIAKQHGGFSVFAGVGERTREGNDLYHEMRESGVIDKTVMVFGQMNEPPGARMRVGLTGLTFAEYFRDVEGRDVLLFIDNIFRFVQAGSEVSALLGRMPSAVGYQPTLATEMGQLQERITSTKKGSITSIQAIYVPADDYTDPAPATTFAHLDATTNLERKISELGIYPAVDPLASTSRALSPDVVGQEHYDVARGVQQVLQRYRELQDIIAILGMDELTDEDKLTVARARKIQNFLSQPFHVAEQFTGTPGVYVPVKETVRSFKEILEGRHDEIPESLFRYAGTIDDVVERFKKERG, from the coding sequence ATGAACGTTGGACATGTGGTCCAGGTGATGGGACCGGTTGTCGACGTGGCGTTCCCCGAGGGGCAACTGCCAGAGTTGAACAACGCCCTCACCATTCGTTATGAAGCGAAGAATCCCGGCGAGCGGGACATCGATTTGACCTGTGAAGTGGCCGTTCACCTCGGCGATAATGTGGTGCGGACGGTTGCCATGTCCTCCACCGACGGATTGGTTCGGGGAATGGAGGTGGTGGATACCGGCCGGCCCATCGCGGTGCCGGTGGGGGAGGCGACCCTGGGGAGGATTTTCAACGTCCTGGGCCAGCCCATTGACGAGCAGGGGCCCGTTGCGACGGAATTGACCCATCCGATTCACCGGCCGGCCCCGAGTTTCGAGGAACAATCCACCAAGGTGGAGATCTTTGAGACGGGGATCAAAGTGGTGGATTTGCTCGCTCCGTACATCAAGGGCGGGAAGGTCGGCCTGTTCGGGGGCGCCGGGGTCGGCAAGACGGTGCTCATTCAGGAGCTGATCCACAATATCGCGAAACAGCACGGCGGCTTTTCGGTGTTCGCGGGGGTCGGCGAGCGCACTCGGGAAGGAAACGACCTGTATCACGAGATGCGGGAGTCCGGAGTTATCGATAAGACCGTCATGGTGTTCGGCCAGATGAACGAACCCCCCGGCGCCCGCATGCGGGTGGGCCTTACAGGCCTGACCTTTGCGGAGTATTTCCGGGACGTTGAGGGCCGGGACGTGCTGTTGTTTATCGACAACATTTTCCGATTCGTGCAGGCCGGCTCCGAGGTGTCGGCTCTGCTTGGGCGGATGCCCAGCGCCGTGGGATACCAGCCCACCCTGGCCACGGAGATGGGGCAATTGCAGGAGCGGATCACCTCGACGAAAAAAGGATCGATCACCTCGATCCAGGCGATCTACGTGCCGGCGGACGACTACACCGATCCGGCGCCGGCGACGACCTTCGCCCACCTCGATGCCACCACCAACCTGGAGCGGAAGATCTCCGAGCTCGGCATCTACCCGGCGGTGGACCCTCTGGCATCGACCTCCCGGGCCCTGTCGCCGGATGTGGTGGGCCAGGAGCACTACGATGTAGCCCGGGGCGTGCAGCAGGTGTTGCAGCGCTATCGGGAATTGCAGGATATTATCGCCATCCTCGGTATGGATGAGTTGACGGACGAGGATAAGCTCACCGTGGCCCGGGCCCGGAAGATCCAAAACTTCCTGTCCCAGCCCTTCCACGTGGCCGAACAGTTCACCGGCACCCCCGGGGTGTATGTTCCGGTGAAGGAGACGGTGCGCAGCTTCAAGGAGATTCTTGAAGGTCGCCACGATGAGATTCCGGAAAGCCTCTTCCGCTACGCCGGCACCATCGACGATGTGGTGGAGCGGTTCAAAAAGGAGCGAGGCTGA
- the upp gene encoding uracil phosphoribosyltransferase — MGRVHVLDHPLIQHKLTLIRDKNTGTKEFRELLEEVAMLMAYEITRDLPLEETVVETPLGPARSRVLSGRKLGVVPILRAGLGMVEGVLKLIPAARVGHIGLYRDPDTLQPVEYYCKLPTDVTERELIVIDPMLATGGSASAAIRFIKERGARHIKLMCLIAAPEGVQRVQSDHPEVDLYTAAVDERLNDHGYIVPGLGDAGDRLYGTK, encoded by the coding sequence GTGGGGCGAGTTCACGTTTTGGACCATCCGTTAATTCAACATAAGTTGACGCTGATTCGCGATAAAAACACCGGGACGAAGGAGTTTCGGGAGCTCCTGGAGGAAGTGGCCATGCTCATGGCCTACGAAATCACCCGGGATCTGCCCTTGGAGGAGACGGTGGTGGAAACACCCCTCGGCCCCGCCAGGTCCCGGGTCCTCTCCGGGCGGAAACTGGGCGTGGTGCCCATTCTGCGGGCGGGACTGGGCATGGTGGAAGGCGTTCTGAAACTGATCCCCGCCGCCAGGGTCGGCCATATCGGCCTCTACCGCGACCCGGACACCCTTCAACCCGTGGAATATTATTGCAAATTGCCCACCGACGTCACCGAGCGGGAGCTCATCGTCATCGATCCGATGCTCGCCACCGGCGGCTCGGCCTCGGCGGCGATCCGGTTCATCAAGGAGAGGGGCGCCCGGCACATCAAGTTGATGTGTCTCATCGCCGCCCCCGAGGGCGTTCAGCGGGTCCAGTCGGATCACCCTGAAGTGGATTTGTACACCGCGGCAGTGGACGAACGTTTGAACGACCACGGATACATCGTGCCGGGCCTTGGTGACGCCGGCGATCGGCTGTATGGCACAAAATGA
- the atpB gene encoding F0F1 ATP synthase subunit A: MEGAHPILVLWGMKFNLATIGMSLLMMIIVAVLARMGTSRMSMRSPRGMQNVLEWLYGFVRGLATDMMSEKQADKFVPLALTLIIYIFISNMSDMPFNITTAHPNGIPELGVEPGQSVNWWVAPTANMSVTMAMSLMVILLSHYLGLRRPGAYFKHYFEPFFIFLPINILEEVAKFLTLGLRLYGNIFAGEVLISVLLGIPMAFGWLPIGNVPTLIIWIAYSIFVGTIQSFVFTVLTLVYISQKLPHEAH, translated from the coding sequence GTGGAAGGTGCGCATCCGATTCTTGTGCTGTGGGGAATGAAGTTCAATCTCGCCACCATAGGGATGTCGCTCTTGATGATGATCATCGTGGCGGTCCTCGCCAGGATGGGGACAAGCCGGATGAGCATGCGCAGCCCGAGGGGCATGCAGAATGTCCTGGAGTGGTTGTACGGATTTGTCCGGGGCCTGGCCACGGACATGATGAGCGAAAAGCAGGCCGACAAGTTCGTTCCTCTGGCGCTGACGCTCATTATCTACATTTTTATCTCCAACATGAGCGATATGCCATTCAACATCACAACTGCACATCCGAACGGCATCCCCGAACTCGGGGTTGAACCCGGGCAGTCTGTCAATTGGTGGGTGGCCCCGACGGCGAACATGAGCGTGACCATGGCCATGTCCCTGATGGTCATTTTGCTTAGCCACTATCTGGGACTACGGCGTCCGGGTGCCTATTTCAAACATTATTTTGAACCGTTCTTCATCTTCCTCCCCATCAATATCTTGGAGGAAGTCGCGAAATTTCTGACGCTTGGCTTGCGGTTATACGGCAATATTTTCGCGGGGGAAGTGTTGATCTCCGTTTTGCTCGGAATCCCCATGGCCTTCGGTTGGCTGCCCATCGGAAACGTCCCGACGCTGATCATCTGGATCGCGTACAGTATCTTCGTCGGTACGATCCAATCCTTCGTTTTCACGGTGTTGACTCTGGTGTACATTTCACAAAAATTGCCTCATGAAGCCCATTGA
- a CDS encoding NADH-quinone oxidoreductase subunit A has translation MTAYWNSYLFVVIFVVLAIALAVVALTLGKWLRPAHPSREKLEPYESGVEPVGDARVQYNARYYLFALLFVVFDVEILFLYPWAVAFHELGLFGLVEALIFMAMLVIGLVYAWRKKVLEWK, from the coding sequence GTGACGGCGTACTGGAACTCGTATCTGTTTGTCGTGATCTTCGTCGTTCTTGCCATCGCCCTTGCGGTGGTGGCCTTGACATTGGGGAAGTGGCTTCGGCCCGCTCATCCGTCCCGGGAGAAGCTGGAACCCTACGAGAGCGGCGTGGAGCCTGTGGGGGACGCGCGGGTCCAATATAACGCCCGCTATTACCTCTTTGCGCTTCTATTCGTGGTATTCGATGTCGAAATCCTTTTCTTGTACCCTTGGGCGGTGGCGTTTCACGAGCTCGGTCTATTCGGGTTGGTGGAGGCGCTGATTTTTATGGCCATGTTGGTCATCGGCCTGGTGTACGCCTGGCGAAAGAAGGTGCTGGAATGGAAATGA
- a CDS encoding F0F1 ATP synthase subunit epsilon has translation MSTTILDIVTPERTVYSRPVEMVILRGAEGDLGILPGHMPLVTTLPIGLVRIKEEGRWSLVALSGGFLEVRPDRVTVLAEAAELPEEIDVARAERARERAERRLAEKGRSDIDYVRAELALKRALNRLRAAEEAKVSLR, from the coding sequence ATGAGCACCACGATTCTGGACATCGTGACGCCGGAGCGGACCGTGTACAGTCGGCCCGTGGAGATGGTGATCCTCCGGGGAGCCGAGGGTGACCTGGGCATTCTCCCCGGACACATGCCGCTTGTCACCACCCTGCCCATCGGCCTCGTCCGGATCAAGGAAGAGGGGCGGTGGTCTCTGGTGGCGCTCAGCGGCGGGTTTCTGGAAGTTCGGCCGGACAGGGTCACGGTGCTGGCCGAGGCTGCGGAGCTGCCCGAGGAGATCGACGTGGCCCGGGCCGAGCGCGCCCGGGAGCGGGCCGAGCGGCGTTTGGCAGAGAAAGGGCGCTCCGACATCGACTATGTCCGGGCGGAATTGGCTCTCAAACGGGCGTTGAATCGGCTGCGGGCGGCGGAGGAAGCGAAAGTTTCCCTGCGCTGA
- the atpE gene encoding F0F1 ATP synthase subunit C, with translation MNLFGIAAAIAFGLAAVGAGIGNGLVISRTIEGIARQPEARGMLQTQMFIGIGLVEALPVISLVMGFLLFGRS, from the coding sequence ATGAATTTGTTCGGTATCGCTGCAGCGATTGCGTTCGGGTTGGCGGCCGTGGGTGCCGGTATCGGCAACGGCCTTGTCATCAGCCGTACCATCGAAGGAATCGCCCGGCAGCCCGAAGCCCGGGGCATGCTGCAAACCCAGATGTTTATCGGCATCGGCTTGGTTGAGGCGCTGCCGGTTATCTCGCTGGTGATGGGCTTCCTGCTGTTCGGGCGCAGCTGA
- a CDS encoding F0F1 ATP synthase subunit delta yields MRDGTVVKRYAIALFEAARDKSDVQTIEKELGSVLEVWKREPKLVEFLHHPSVSRDAKKRTIARVFGDRVSGLTLNFLYVLLDHRRQDDLPQIVGEYRGRVDEALGRIHAEVETALPVSDEEAQKLRSRLAQKTGKDVSMRLEVNPALIGGARLRVGDRVWDASILGRLERFRGQLKQIQAR; encoded by the coding sequence ATGAGGGACGGCACCGTCGTAAAGCGCTATGCCATTGCCCTCTTTGAGGCCGCCCGGGACAAATCGGACGTGCAGACCATCGAGAAGGAATTGGGCTCGGTGCTCGAGGTGTGGAAGAGGGAGCCGAAACTGGTGGAGTTCCTCCATCATCCCAGCGTGTCCAGAGATGCGAAAAAACGCACCATAGCCCGGGTGTTCGGGGATCGGGTTTCCGGGCTTACCTTGAATTTTCTCTACGTCTTGCTCGATCATCGGCGACAGGATGACTTGCCGCAGATCGTGGGAGAGTACCGCGGGCGGGTGGACGAGGCCCTGGGGCGAATCCATGCGGAGGTCGAGACTGCCCTCCCGGTTTCCGACGAGGAGGCGCAGAAACTCCGGAGCCGATTGGCACAAAAGACCGGTAAAGACGTCTCGATGCGGCTGGAGGTGAACCCGGCCCTCATTGGCGGAGCGCGGCTCAGGGTCGGCGATCGGGTGTGGGACGCGAGTATTCTGGGACGTCTTGAGCGGTTCCGTGGACAGCTCAAGCAGATCCAAGCCCGATGA